From the genome of Candidatus Defluviilinea proxima:
TCTATCTCGTATTCAATGAAGGTTATTCCGCATCCTTCGGGGATTCGCTGACCCGTCACGATCTTTCCGCTGAAGCGATTCGGCTTGGAAGGCTTTTGGTTGAATTATTACCCGAACCCGAAGTGGTTGGATTGCTGGCCTTGATGCTCTTACAGGAATCGCGGCGTGCCGCGCGGACCTCCCCAACGGGAGAACTGATCCTGCTCAACGAACAGGATCGTACGCTGTGGGATCGCGCACAAATCACCGAAGGCCTGAGGCTTATTCAACAAGCCCTCGCCTCCCGTCGTTTCGGTCCATATACCATTCAAGCGGCGATTGCTGCGGTCCATGCACGGGCCGCACGTGCGGATGAAACCGATTGGAATCAGATCGTGGCGTTATATGACATTTTGATCCAGGCGGAACCCTCGCCAGTCATTGAACTAAATCGCGCCGTCGCGATCGCCATGCGAGATGGCCCTCAAGCGGGCTTGACCATCATCGAAGACATTTTTTCTCGCGGCGACCTCTTGGAATATCACTTCGCCCATTCAGCACATGCTGATTTATGCCGAAGGTTGGGAAAATTGGAAAAAGCGCGTGCTTCCTATACGCGCGCACTTGAACTGAGCCAGCAGAGATCTGAACGCGAATTCCTTGAACGAAGATTAAGAGAGTTATAAAATAACGCTTTATAAAATAGATATGCGCGTCGGGGAGATACGGCTATTTTGCAAGTTGCAGGATGAAGGTCAGAGTTTGATGCGTGCGGCAATGAGCCAAATGAATCTATCAGCGCATCCTGAAACTGGCACGCACCATTGCGGATCTGGCGGGGAGTGATGAGATCTAATCCGCTCATCTAGCAGATGCTTTGCAATATCGTCCGAAATTGATGATGGGATAAAGAAATAGCCCCAGCCAACGGATAAAAATTTATGCTAAGAATAAATTATGTTAGTCGTTGAAGGTCACCCAATGCGGCTTCGATTTCTTCAACCGTAACCAATCGATCATCATTCACATTTTTAAGATTGCCATCTTTTGCTTTTTCAACAGCGATATCATGTATCGTCATATTACGCGTCGCCGCCTCTTTGACCAGTTCTGCCCCCTGACTGTACCCGATCAGCGGATTCAGCGCCGTCACTACAATCGGGTTTTGTGCCAGCCAGCCTTCTGCTTTTGCCCGATTTGCAGTGATTCCGTGCACCGCCCGATCAGTGAATGCTTGAACAGAACCAATTGTGATCTGCATCATTTCGAAAAGATTATGGGCAATAACCGGCATCATCACATTCAACTCGAGCTGCCCAGCCTGACTTGCCAATACGATGGTTACGTCGCATCCGATCACCTGAAACATTGCCATATCAAGCATCTCCGCCATAACCGGATTGACCTTGCCCGGCATAATACTGGAGCCAGGTTGTACTGCTGGCAGGCGGATCTCATCCAGCCCGGTTGCGGGGCCAGATGAGAGCAGACGAAAATCATTGGCGATACGGATAAGGGTCAGAGCCAGAGTCCGCAGTGATGCTGAGAAAGCTGTTGCATCAGCCATTGATTGCATGGATTCAAATAGATTATCAGACTCATACAGTTGCAGATTGGTTAATTCAGATAGTTTTTGAATCATCTGTCGGCGATAGTCAGGATGCGCGTTCAATCCCGACCCGACAGCTGTGCCGCCAATTCCCAGCCGTCTCAACCCTTCAGCAGCGTACTGAATCCGCTCCACATCCCGCTCGATTGCTTTGGCATATGCGCCGAATTCCTGCCCCAATCGGATCGGAACGGCATCCTGTAAATGGGTACGCCCCGATTTGACGATGTTGTCGAACTCGCTGGCTTTAGCCATTAATGCGCCAGATAAATTGTTTAGTGTGGTGAGCAATTCATCCAAACGCCACAAACAGCCCAGACGGATGGCGGTTGGAATAACATCGTTTGTAGATTGCGCCATGTTGACATGATCATTTGGATGGACACGATATTCCCCGAGTTTTCCACCCAGAAGTTGCGAGGCACGATTGGCGATCACTTCATTGATGTTCATGTGATGGCTGGTTCCCGCGCCCGCCTGAAATGGATCAACAACAAAATGCTCGTTCCATTTC
Proteins encoded in this window:
- a CDS encoding aspartate ammonia-lyase: MAYTQGTSNRVEHDSLGEVFVPSNALYGAQTQRAIENFPVSGLKPRQAFIWSIGVIKRAAAEVNKDLGMIDSEKANAIAQAAQEVIDGKWNEHFVVDPFQAGAGTSHHMNINEVIANRASQLLGGKLGEYRVHPNDHVNMAQSTNDVIPTAIRLGCLWRLDELLTTLNNLSGALMAKASEFDNIVKSGRTHLQDAVPIRLGQEFGAYAKAIERDVERIQYAAEGLRRLGIGGTAVGSGLNAHPDYRRQMIQKLSELTNLQLYESDNLFESMQSMADATAFSASLRTLALTLIRIANDFRLLSSGPATGLDEIRLPAVQPGSSIMPGKVNPVMAEMLDMAMFQVIGCDVTIVLASQAGQLELNVMMPVIAHNLFEMMQITIGSVQAFTDRAVHGITANRAKAEGWLAQNPIVVTALNPLIGYSQGAELVKEAATRNMTIHDIAVEKAKDGNLKNVNDDRLVTVEEIEAALGDLQRLT
- a CDS encoding RNA polymerase sigma factor, coding for MSEDARKDVREKVDEIYRLESRRVLATLIRLLGDFDLAEEALHEAFTTALEQWGQEGLPKNPRTWLVSVGRFKAIDNIRRRARFDSSLAQIANELGPTTENPFAEDDEDIEDERLRLIFTCCHPALSPDSQIALTLRTVCGFTTEEIAHAFLTPSPTIAQRIVRAKSKIRDAHIPYEVPSHTELPDRLDSVLHVIYLVFNEGYSASFGDSLTRHDLSAEAIRLGRLLVELLPEPEVVGLLALMLLQESRRAARTSPTGELILLNEQDRTLWDRAQITEGLRLIQQALASRRFGPYTIQAAIAAVHARAARADETDWNQIVALYDILIQAEPSPVIELNRAVAIAMRDGPQAGLTIIEDIFSRGDLLEYHFAHSAHADLCRRLGKLEKARASYTRALELSQQRSEREFLERRLREL